The Helianthus annuus cultivar XRQ/B chromosome 11, HanXRQr2.0-SUNRISE, whole genome shotgun sequence region TTAAAATCCTGTATCTGTCCATTTTACTATATTGCAAATTATATTATGACCAATATATTTTTACACTTTATCAACCTATAAACTATTTGGCAAATGTGTTTATGTAATAAACATATAAAATAGTATATTCAATGTTAGACCGGTGGGTGTGGCTTAGCGCCACCCGCCACCTAAGCCTCCATAGCATCCCTGGGGCGTCATCGTCCACACCGAGCAAATGAAAGGGGGGCCCATCCTTCTTCTCGCCATTGTGTTAACGTAAGAAAAGGGGTGCAGGTGGGGCCCACCTCTTTTCAACcaaaattttttttaactttgtttaatAGGAGACTTTATACACACCCTGCAAGTTAAAGGAAGTAGCTTTAAAGCCCCTTGTGTGATGTGGCGTTTacgtggcgtgataaagcccctaagGGTTTTATACCGCACCCTCCAGCCTAATGGTTTTCACTCTGTAAAAAGAAATTAATATAGGAAATTAACCTTTTTACAAACCAATGCTATACTTCTGTGCCTAAATTGCCATAACAGAGGAACCAACCCATGTGCTCCTACTTTGACCTAGACGAAATCAGACTACATAACCTTACACATGGTTTTCTGATCGATTTTGACATCTTTGCAACCGGTTTTAACCCAACTCCTTATTGGCTATTGCATTTCCTTTACATGCCACATGTAAATTTTTCtactttttaactttttcatatgTTAGAAACTGTTTTAGTCGTTTAACTTCTGTAAAGTCACTATGCTCCCATATATTCGTTTCTTATGTCAAATGGTTTTCTTTTTAAGTTACCCATACCTCCAAAATCTTACTACTCAACAAACTAATCTTTGCCATGTGCCACGCATGTGCTTCCAAAGAAAGATAAAGTAATATTCAATCTTATTCACTTTTAAAAGGGAATTAAAATTCACACAACCGGTATCTCTATCTATATGTACATACATAGAGAGAGTTAGAGTGAAAAGGATGTGAGAATAAGATAATAGGGGTGTGAGAATAGAATCAcccttttttttaaattcaacCAGGATTTTCCTCGTGCGCTATACGACCGGAGTTTGGTCGTTTTCCCTTGTGCTACACGGTGTGACTTTTGTCGTTATCGCCTTAACTCATTAGAAACTATGAAAGCGAATATCCCTGATTATACCAATTCTCTAAaccttaataaaaaaaaaaactaaacatgtTTATTTTTTATGGTAAAATTATAAAACAAAATCAAAGTCTTGTTGAAATATGGAAAATCTAAAGTTTACTGCACACTATAAAAAccacacaaaaagacaaaataggtaTTATTCCTAACTGGTCttttaaatattatataacaaAATAGTGACATATTTTGAATCTTGTTGAGTCGATAAACCATGATTGATTACATATAAAGAAAAATTGGTTGGTCATTTGGGTAACATGTTATGGGAAAATTTTGTCAATTCATTTATTTCTTATTATTTAAACttacaataaaaataaaattcgCCACATTTTTCACCATTCTGACCAGATAGTACGTGATTATGTAATATGCAGGACCATGAGAAACAACACCGAGAGAAGGAAACTAGGATACTTCTCATGTGGGACGGGTAACCCTATTGACGACTGCTGGCGTTGCGACCCAAACTGGCACCACAACCGCAAGCGCCTAGCAGACTGCGGCATTGGGTTCGGACGAAACGCAATCGGAGGCCGCGAAGGTCGTTTCTATGTGGTCACCGACCACCGAGACGATGACCCAGTCAACCCACGGCCCGGGACCCTACGCCACGCCGTCATACAAACCGCCCCCCTCTGGATCGTGTTCAAACGCGACATGGTGATACAACTAAAGCAAGAACTTATTATGAACAGCTTTAAAACCATCGATGCGCGCGGAGTGAATGTGCACATAGCTAATGGAGCTTGTTTAACTCTTCAGTTTATTACTAATGTTATTATTCATGGGTTGCATATTCATGATTGTAAACCAACTGGTAATGCCTTAGTTAGAAGCTCTCCTTCACATTATGGTTGGAGAACAAGGGCTGATGGTGATGCTATTTCCATTTTTGGATCTAGTCATATTTGGATTGATCATAACTCTCTTTCTAATTGTGCTGATGGGCTTGTTGATGCTGTTATGGGCTCCACTGCCATCACTATTTCCAATAATCATTTTGCTCACCACAATGAGGTCAGTAAATCTTTACATTATAGTTACATGTGACAAATTACCATGTTTATAAATGGTTGAAATTGACCTATCTGTCTAAATTGAAGCAAATCGGTAGGCTTAGCTGGTTTTGACGTTTTAATGGTCCGCCCTTATAAActttttttatatacttttatgaaccatttttttatcattttataaAATTTAACGGAAACtaataattttgaaaaattaaataaaatcaacCGTTAAACCATTAAAACAGAGCCGGCCCACTAACTCCGCCAGTTTGGTTAGTAGTTTCTTGAAAACGTAGAGGTGCACAAAGTAACCGTAACCAGTTAATAAGGAGTAACCGATTAGTTGCTATTTTAACCATAGGTTAGTAACCGGTTAGGGGTTTCTTTAGAAATAACAAGTTATTTTAACCGATGTACCGGTTAACCGGGAAAAACTGATAAAAACTTGAAAATAACCCGTTAATTAACCGAAAATAACTGGTTATTAACCCCCGCCGGTCAAAGTGAATAACCGAACCAATTACTTAAAACTTCAGCGTAGGTCAAACTTGCTTAACTTGACGGTAAACACCCTAATCGGGCTGGACTGACCCGAAAtgtctttttataaaaaaaagtatatcttataataaataattaaatgtcATAATTGTCACTCATGATTAAAAAAACAACAATTTATGTACTTGTAATAATGACTTATTGCAAAACAGGTGATGTTGTTGGGGCATAGTGATTCTTATTATAGAGACAAGATGATGCAAGTGACTATAGCATATAACCATTTTGGTAAAGGTTTAATTCAGAGAATGCCAAGGTATATTATTAATTAATGTCTTTAATTCACTGTACGTGTAAGGTGGTGCATCTATCTGACTCATTCTCTTTTtgttattaaataaataaataaatatatttgcAGGTGTAGACATGGGTATTTCCATGTGGTTAACAATGACTACACTCACTGGGAGATGTATGCTATTGGTGGAAGTGCAAGCCCCACCATCAACAGCCAAGGCAACAGATATCTTGCACCTAATAATCCTTTCGCAAAAGAGGTACTTTGGGATGTTTAGATGTAACCGTATTTGGTCGCGGATCcagtaatttttttttgtgtagaaTCAACACGTTTAACCGAACTTTCAATGTAGTATAAGTCCGCCCCTGATTATTTTAAAttatctttttaatttttaacaaGAAAAGGAATAGTTATTTTAACCAAAATTTTCAAATAACACATCACAAGATTCTGAATAATGTTGATTTTGAAATGGTAATTACAGGTTACAAAAAGGGTTGATACTGATATACATAAATGGCATGGGTGGAACTGGAGATCAGAAGGTGATCTACTTCTTAACGGTGCGTATTTCACTCCATCCGGGGGAGGTGCATCTGCAAGCTACGCTAAAGCGTCAAGTTTAGGGGCCAAATCATCTAGCATGGTTGCCGCCATAACCGCCAACGCTGGTGTTCTCAAATGTCGTAGGGGTCACCAATGCTAGCATCACCACGTTGTTTTTCTTGGTCAGCGTTGTTTTTTTCACACTCCGTTCATCACCACGTTGTTGTGTGTTGTGTCGTGCAACCTCGGCCAAGTTCGAAGTGTTGTTCACCGCGCTCTACTTTGTGTTTTTAGATCTAACTAGGTATATTTGTTTTCGGTCACAAGATCtgattcttttttctttttattttttatgatttcGTTCTAATTTTCAAAGTGTAATTTCGGTTATTTGAGTAGATACGAGTTGTAATGTTGAAGCTACTTGGGTCATGAAatgaaaagatttttttttttttttttaattttggtgTGGGAATTATTATACatatgatggtgatggtgatggtgatgattgcaCAAAAAGGCAAAAGCTTTCAGAAATTGTCAAAGCTTTGTAATGATCTTGTCTAAGACATTGGATCCGGTTTATACACAATCATTTTCCTCCAAATTGTATTTGACTTTTGTTGACCCAAACtgattttttttgtaattttgacCCAAAGCCCAAACTAATGCACAAGGTACAGGTAACTTGTGTCTCATTGGGTTGTAGAGAAGATATCAAGAGAGAGTGACAACTTTGTCCTACCGATGTACAACTCACGCATGCATAACGTACCAACAAACAAAGCGTGTCATTAAAGATATCCCAAATGGATAGACGTACCCAAGAGCAGAggctacccctcaaccccgtgtccgtagtgtaaaaatatcCCTTAACTCCatttccgtagtgtaaaaata contains the following coding sequences:
- the LOC110890725 gene encoding probable pectate lyase 8 — translated: MCAMPMDVPKKPFAICSFLFLMLLIATAVHIENDSNLRTAETEKLQNQSFYDSSMAARIKEIEALNDNAVQDPEEVVSHVEMTMRNNTERRKLGYFSCGTGNPIDDCWRCDPNWHHNRKRLADCGIGFGRNAIGGREGRFYVVTDHRDDDPVNPRPGTLRHAVIQTAPLWIVFKRDMVIQLKQELIMNSFKTIDARGVNVHIANGACLTLQFITNVIIHGLHIHDCKPTGNALVRSSPSHYGWRTRADGDAISIFGSSHIWIDHNSLSNCADGLVDAVMGSTAITISNNHFAHHNEVMLLGHSDSYYRDKMMQVTIAYNHFGKGLIQRMPRCRHGYFHVVNNDYTHWEMYAIGGSASPTINSQGNRYLAPNNPFAKEVTKRVDTDIHKWHGWNWRSEGDLLLNGAYFTPSGGGASASYAKASSLGAKSSSMVAAITANAGVLKCRRGHQC